One window from the genome of Solea solea chromosome 13, fSolSol10.1, whole genome shotgun sequence encodes:
- the nt5c3a gene encoding cytosolic 5'-nucleotidase 3 isoform X1, whose translation MDRVAVVKVGAAASASVCALFGGVVLAQYIVAKKKRAGKKTRIIEMMPQFEKKTVHMRDPERVEQIICGLIKGGASKLQIITDFDMTLSKFAVNGKRCPTCHNIIDNCKLVTEECRQKLLQLKNKYYPIEIDPHLTMEEKYPFIVEWYFKSHTLLVEQRLEKDKLPEVVRDSDAALRDGFEQFFDSLHERNVPVFIFSAGLGDVLEELIRQAGVYHPNIKVVSNFMDFDDHGVVKGFKGELIHVFNKHDGALRNTEYFKQLKECCNIILMGDSLGDLSMADGVQNTEHVLKIGFLNDKVEERLDKYLESYDIVLVKDETLEVPNAILQKVL comes from the exons ATGGACCGGGTTGCCGTGGTTAAGGTTGGGGCCGCGGCTAGCGCCAGCGTCTGCGCTTTGTTCGGTGGAGTGGTTCTGGCGCAGTACATCGTCGCCAAGAAGAAGCGAGCTGGCAAGAAAACCCGTATCATTGAAATG ATGCCTCAGTTTGAGAAGAAGACGGTCCACATGAGGGACCCAGAGAGGGTGGAGCAGATCATCTGCGGCCTCATCAAAGGAGGAGCTTCCAAACTACAG ATCATCACCGACTTTGACATGACGTTAAGCAAGTTCGCCGTCAATGGCAAACGCTGTCCAACGTGTCACA ATATCATCGATAACTGCAAGCTGGTAACAGAAGAGTGCAGGCAGAAGCTGCTGCAGTTGAAGAATAAATACTATCCCATTGAGATCGACCCGCACCTTACCATGGAGGAGAAATACCCATTCATAGTGGAGTG gtatttCAAGTCGCACACATTACTTGTGGAGCAACGGCTAGAGAAAGACAAACTGCCCGAGGTGGTGAGGGACTCTGACGCTGCACTCAG AGACGGCTTTGAGCAGTTTTTTGACAGCCTGCATGAGCGCAACGTGCCCGTCTTCATCTTCTCCGCTGGCCTGGGAGACGTCCTTGAAGAACTCATCCGCCAGGCAGGGGTCTACCATCCCAACATCAAGGTCGTCTCCAACTTCATGGACTTCGATGATCAT GGCGTCGTGAAGGGTTTCAAAGGCGAGCTGATCCACGTGTTCAACAAACACGACGGCGCCCTGCGGAACACCGAGTACTTCAAACAGCTGAAGGAGTGCTGCAACATCATCCTAATGGGCGACTCCCTGGGCGACCTGAGCATGGCCGACGGCGTACAGAACACCGAGCACGTCCTCAAGATCGGCTTCCTCAACGACAAG GTGGAAGAGCGCTTGGACAAATACCTCGAATCCTACGACATCGTCCTGGTGAAGGACGAGACGCTGGAAGTGCCCAACGCCATCCTCCAGAAGGTTCTATAA
- the nt5c3a gene encoding cytosolic 5'-nucleotidase 3 isoform X2, whose translation MPQFEKKTVHMRDPERVEQIICGLIKGGASKLQIITDFDMTLSKFAVNGKRCPTCHNIIDNCKLVTEECRQKLLQLKNKYYPIEIDPHLTMEEKYPFIVEWYFKSHTLLVEQRLEKDKLPEVVRDSDAALRDGFEQFFDSLHERNVPVFIFSAGLGDVLEELIRQAGVYHPNIKVVSNFMDFDDHGVVKGFKGELIHVFNKHDGALRNTEYFKQLKECCNIILMGDSLGDLSMADGVQNTEHVLKIGFLNDKVEERLDKYLESYDIVLVKDETLEVPNAILQKVL comes from the exons ATGCCTCAGTTTGAGAAGAAGACGGTCCACATGAGGGACCCAGAGAGGGTGGAGCAGATCATCTGCGGCCTCATCAAAGGAGGAGCTTCCAAACTACAG ATCATCACCGACTTTGACATGACGTTAAGCAAGTTCGCCGTCAATGGCAAACGCTGTCCAACGTGTCACA ATATCATCGATAACTGCAAGCTGGTAACAGAAGAGTGCAGGCAGAAGCTGCTGCAGTTGAAGAATAAATACTATCCCATTGAGATCGACCCGCACCTTACCATGGAGGAGAAATACCCATTCATAGTGGAGTG gtatttCAAGTCGCACACATTACTTGTGGAGCAACGGCTAGAGAAAGACAAACTGCCCGAGGTGGTGAGGGACTCTGACGCTGCACTCAG AGACGGCTTTGAGCAGTTTTTTGACAGCCTGCATGAGCGCAACGTGCCCGTCTTCATCTTCTCCGCTGGCCTGGGAGACGTCCTTGAAGAACTCATCCGCCAGGCAGGGGTCTACCATCCCAACATCAAGGTCGTCTCCAACTTCATGGACTTCGATGATCAT GGCGTCGTGAAGGGTTTCAAAGGCGAGCTGATCCACGTGTTCAACAAACACGACGGCGCCCTGCGGAACACCGAGTACTTCAAACAGCTGAAGGAGTGCTGCAACATCATCCTAATGGGCGACTCCCTGGGCGACCTGAGCATGGCCGACGGCGTACAGAACACCGAGCACGTCCTCAAGATCGGCTTCCTCAACGACAAG GTGGAAGAGCGCTTGGACAAATACCTCGAATCCTACGACATCGTCCTGGTGAAGGACGAGACGCTGGAAGTGCCCAACGCCATCCTCCAGAAGGTTCTATAA